Proteins encoded together in one Terriglobus saanensis SP1PR4 window:
- a CDS encoding response regulator transcription factor, whose translation MTHLRAKILIIEDDRKMAAALVAGMEPAGYEVATASSAEEGFFLVHTLQPNLLLLDLTLPHRSGLDILKQIRREGLDLRVLVLTSHNTVEDRVEGLSSGADDYLGKPFSFPELMARIQALLRRTLPTPDTSAIQIGDLEIDAKSKVAHRASVRLELTPREFDLLLYLAENQGRTVSREMLAKDVWQESSRFTPIDNVIDVQVARLRKKLDDPYPTKLLQTIRGVGFSLREPQP comes from the coding sequence GTGACACATCTGCGGGCAAAGATTCTCATCATCGAAGACGACAGGAAAATGGCTGCGGCTCTCGTCGCCGGCATGGAACCCGCAGGCTATGAAGTAGCCACGGCGTCCAGTGCGGAAGAGGGCTTCTTCCTTGTGCACACGCTGCAGCCGAACCTCCTGCTTCTGGACCTTACGCTGCCGCACCGCAGCGGTCTGGATATTTTGAAACAGATTCGCAGAGAGGGCCTCGACCTCCGGGTCCTCGTTCTTACGTCGCACAACACGGTGGAGGACCGCGTGGAAGGACTCTCTTCCGGCGCGGATGATTATCTGGGAAAACCGTTTTCATTTCCTGAACTCATGGCGCGCATCCAGGCCCTGCTCCGTCGCACACTGCCGACTCCTGACACCTCCGCGATTCAGATCGGCGATCTGGAAATCGATGCGAAATCGAAGGTCGCTCATCGCGCCAGTGTACGTCTTGAACTTACGCCACGAGAGTTCGATCTCCTGCTGTACCTTGCGGAGAATCAGGGGCGCACAGTTTCGCGGGAGATGCTTGCGAAGGATGTGTGGCAGGAGTCTTCTCGCTTCACTCCCATCGACAATGTGATCGACGTTCAAGTGGCGCGCCTGCGCAAGAAGCTGGACGATCCCTATCCAACCAAACTGCTGCAGACGATTCGCGGTGTCGGATTCAGCCTTAGGGAGCCGCAGCCATGA
- a CDS encoding PQQ-dependent sugar dehydrogenase, whose amino-acid sequence MKHFAIAGLCLAMAASGALAQVNAGEQKSEPSLPFNMVQVTTLSLPWKIAFLPDGRMLITEKVGGLQLVTQQGAKTPVTGAPAVLYRGQGGMLGVYVSPHYAKDHNIYLTYSEPGDGGSSLALARAQLKIGQDAASLEGLQVIWRDGERGDGGQFGAEVAFSPNGKYLFLSSGDRQRMTPAQDPNQPLGKILRLTLDGKPAPGNPMAGKTGTPTVPVIDPPANTEEAKTAPVIRTYTFPGPNLTPAETWSTGIRTPYGLAFAPDGRLWELEHGPRGGDELNLIEPGKNYGWPLVSYGHNYDGVPIPNPDTRPDLTKPVIYWVPVIAPGNLVFYKGAMFSKWNGSALASGLISKALIRITFDGKGGAQTAERWDIGRRVRDVEVAPDGALWMIEDAKPGGLFRLTPK is encoded by the coding sequence ATGAAGCATTTTGCGATCGCGGGGCTTTGCCTAGCCATGGCCGCGAGCGGAGCATTGGCACAGGTCAATGCAGGGGAACAGAAGTCTGAGCCTAGCCTGCCATTCAATATGGTTCAGGTAACGACGTTGAGCTTGCCCTGGAAGATCGCTTTCCTACCCGACGGGCGGATGCTGATTACCGAGAAGGTCGGCGGTTTGCAATTGGTCACCCAGCAAGGAGCAAAGACGCCCGTTACGGGCGCGCCAGCCGTTCTCTATCGAGGTCAGGGTGGAATGCTGGGTGTCTACGTTTCGCCACACTATGCCAAAGACCACAATATCTACCTCACCTATTCAGAACCCGGCGACGGAGGGTCGAGCCTGGCGCTTGCGCGTGCCCAGTTGAAGATCGGCCAGGATGCGGCAAGCCTTGAGGGGCTCCAAGTGATCTGGCGCGACGGCGAGAGAGGGGATGGCGGCCAGTTCGGCGCGGAGGTTGCCTTTTCTCCAAACGGCAAGTATCTCTTTCTCTCCTCTGGCGATCGTCAGCGGATGACGCCAGCCCAGGACCCTAACCAGCCGCTCGGTAAGATATTGCGACTGACGCTGGATGGCAAACCGGCTCCGGGCAATCCGATGGCTGGCAAGACAGGCACGCCCACTGTGCCCGTCATCGATCCTCCTGCAAATACGGAAGAAGCGAAGACCGCCCCGGTCATAAGAACGTACACCTTTCCCGGCCCTAATCTGACGCCAGCGGAGACTTGGAGCACGGGAATCCGTACTCCCTATGGTCTGGCCTTTGCGCCGGACGGTCGGTTGTGGGAGCTTGAGCATGGACCACGGGGCGGCGATGAGTTGAACCTGATCGAACCCGGCAAAAATTATGGCTGGCCGCTGGTCTCTTACGGACACAACTATGACGGTGTGCCCATTCCCAATCCGGACACACGCCCCGACTTGACGAAGCCTGTTATTTATTGGGTGCCAGTCATCGCACCGGGCAACCTCGTGTTCTACAAAGGAGCAATGTTCTCGAAGTGGAATGGCTCGGCTCTTGCGAGCGGACTGATATCGAAAGCGCTCATCCGCATCACCTTCGACGGCAAGGGAGGAGCGCAGACTGCGGAGCGATGGGATATAGGTCGTAGAGTCCGCGACGTGGAAGTTGCTCCTGATGGCGCGCTGTGGATGATCGAGGATGCAAAGCCAGGTGGTCTCTTCCGCCTGACACCGAAATAA
- a CDS encoding sensor histidine kinase, with protein sequence MVIDRERRSVFGGSSRWGRWFVAFLLWSILGLLFALPNLSASNWIHPLLGSLAQWWSWGLVTPLIFWVDERLPFEEAHPGKRVLAQLLPSIALTTLYVYVFAAVRALFGLSAWNSLTGTQLLFMAFRGGILWSLLVYWLIFGARQTFRYHEHYLASELRLERMERSFSQARLESLRMQLDPHFLFNALNTISSQVERDPRLARSMIEHLGDLLRLSLEAHDKQEVPLAEEMAFLDHYLAIQTIRFGASLRFETHIAPEVKFVLVPCLMVQPLVENAIRHGISHRASGGEVIVTARRNAERLEIRVTDDGVGLPPGWTLENSTGLGLSVTRERIAGLYPKGSSHFAVSRRPEGGTEVEISLPLRWSGGETDDRTAR encoded by the coding sequence TTGGTTATCGATAGAGAGCGGCGCTCAGTGTTTGGCGGAAGCAGCAGGTGGGGCCGTTGGTTCGTCGCCTTCCTGCTCTGGAGCATCCTCGGCCTGCTGTTTGCGCTTCCCAATCTATCGGCTTCCAACTGGATCCACCCGCTCCTCGGTTCGCTCGCGCAGTGGTGGTCCTGGGGGTTGGTCACTCCGCTTATCTTCTGGGTGGACGAACGACTTCCATTCGAGGAAGCTCATCCTGGCAAGCGTGTCCTTGCACAGCTGCTGCCCAGCATCGCTTTAACCACTCTCTATGTCTACGTCTTTGCAGCCGTGCGAGCGCTCTTCGGTCTGAGCGCGTGGAATTCGCTGACGGGTACACAGCTCCTTTTCATGGCATTTCGCGGCGGCATTCTTTGGAGCCTGCTGGTCTATTGGCTTATCTTCGGGGCACGCCAGACCTTTCGCTACCATGAGCACTACCTGGCCAGCGAGCTGCGATTGGAGCGCATGGAGCGCAGCTTTTCTCAGGCCCGCCTTGAATCACTGCGCATGCAACTGGATCCGCATTTCCTCTTCAACGCGCTGAACACCATCTCCTCGCAGGTGGAACGAGACCCCAGGCTCGCGCGCAGCATGATCGAGCATCTCGGAGATCTGCTCCGGCTTTCCCTCGAGGCCCACGACAAACAAGAGGTCCCGCTCGCGGAAGAGATGGCTTTTCTGGATCACTATCTTGCGATACAAACCATTCGTTTTGGAGCCAGCCTACGTTTTGAAACTCACATCGCACCGGAGGTAAAGTTCGTGCTGGTTCCCTGCCTCATGGTGCAGCCCCTCGTCGAGAATGCGATCCGTCACGGTATCTCCCACCGTGCCTCGGGTGGAGAGGTCATCGTCACGGCACGGCGGAACGCGGAGCGTCTCGAGATTCGCGTCACCGACGATGGAGTAGGGCTGCCACCCGGTTGGACGCTCGAAAACTCCACAGGACTCGGACTCTCCGTCACGCGCGAACGCATTGCGGGTCTCTATCCCAAGGGAAGCAGCCATTTTGCAGTATCGCGACGGCCTGAAGGAGGCACAGAAGTCGAGATATCCTTGCCTTTGCGATGGTCTGGAGGAGAAACCGATGATCGCACCGCGCGATGA
- a CDS encoding c-type cytochrome: MFASLCFLCLSGEAVGQTLPEGKGKAEFVHNCTACHRADMTTRLRKTPDEWRKTVDNMAARGTDGSKEDLDNVVLYLVTNFAADEPGPAATTPSTTPPSISAGTAVLNSSEIERVKRIIAESDCFACRRIEKQGASTEPAWNGVGGWRMTDEIRTAMIRPHPTLAPSNKLVRSTDTR, from the coding sequence ATGTTTGCGTCACTGTGCTTCCTTTGCCTCTCTGGGGAAGCCGTTGGCCAGACTCTGCCGGAGGGCAAAGGCAAGGCGGAATTTGTACACAACTGCACTGCCTGTCACCGCGCGGATATGACCACCCGTCTAAGGAAGACCCCGGATGAGTGGAGAAAAACTGTTGATAACATGGCAGCCCGCGGCACGGATGGCTCAAAAGAAGATCTGGACAACGTCGTTCTCTACCTGGTCACAAATTTTGCAGCGGACGAGCCTGGCCCGGCTGCGACAACTCCATCCACAACGCCTCCTTCGATCTCGGCTGGAACAGCGGTGCTGAACTCCTCAGAGATCGAACGCGTGAAGCGCATCATCGCGGAGAGCGATTGTTTCGCATGCCGTCGTATAGAAAAACAAGGTGCGTCTACCGAGCCAGCATGGAATGGTGTGGGAGGATGGCGCATGACGGATGAGATACGAACGGCTATGATTCGTCCGCATCCAACACTCGCGCCAAGCAACAAACTCGTTCGATCGACCGACACGAGGTAG
- a CDS encoding LytR/AlgR family response regulator transcription factor, which produces MIAPRDEALRILVADDEAPARQRLIDLLQKDSRVGIIFEASDGQAAVEIIEREAPDLIFLDVQMPELSGLEVIEAIGAAAMPLTIFVTAYDQHAIRAFEANALDYLLKPFSDERLEAALARAKTRHDERSVQEFGRNILRMVSATPPVDRRIDRLVVRTAGTTRFIRVVDIDWIEAAGVYVNLHVGGKELLYRASINELTDRFDPMRFIRVHRSAIVNIDSIVELQPISHGEFELVLKDGHRSRVSRTYRGLLEKRLGQSL; this is translated from the coding sequence ATGATCGCACCGCGCGATGAAGCCCTGCGTATTCTCGTGGCGGATGATGAAGCGCCGGCACGCCAGCGCCTGATCGACCTGTTGCAGAAAGACTCGCGCGTTGGGATTATTTTTGAAGCCAGCGACGGACAGGCAGCAGTAGAAATTATCGAACGCGAGGCCCCCGATCTTATCTTTCTCGATGTGCAGATGCCGGAGCTCAGTGGACTGGAAGTCATCGAAGCCATCGGCGCCGCAGCCATGCCACTCACTATCTTTGTCACGGCCTACGATCAACATGCGATTCGAGCTTTTGAAGCTAATGCACTCGATTACCTGCTGAAGCCCTTTAGTGACGAACGACTGGAAGCCGCGTTGGCCCGTGCCAAGACTCGGCATGATGAGCGTAGCGTGCAGGAGTTCGGACGCAACATTCTGCGCATGGTCTCCGCGACGCCGCCAGTCGACCGACGAATCGACCGGTTGGTCGTAAGAACTGCAGGGACGACTCGCTTCATTCGCGTAGTGGATATCGATTGGATCGAGGCCGCAGGCGTCTATGTCAATCTACATGTCGGCGGGAAAGAGTTGCTCTACCGCGCTTCAATCAACGAGCTTACCGACCGGTTCGATCCGATGCGTTTTATCCGCGTCCATCGGTCGGCCATCGTTAATATCGATAGCATTGTCGAGCTCCAGCCTATTTCTCACGGCGAGTTCGAACTTGTTCTGAAAGATGGTCACCGCTCGCGTGTCAGCAGAACCTATCGAGGTCTGCTTGAGAAGCGGCTAGGTCAATCTTTATAA
- a CDS encoding sulfatase/phosphatase domain-containing protein: protein MSEVKSSNEDFQAVTPSKATRRDFLQASLAIAGTAAVSSVATTPPAVAQTKQKRPNLVFFFGEGQRADALSIAGHPILKTPNHDRIGREGVRFTNAFCTNALCAPARATALTGMYSRSTGALDNTKGRIPLASDIPLFTEILQKEGYEVAILGKVHTRNGVEERNWDYYFGHNNPSNDYANPLFKEGRRGKVGPQKQYEAVYPDDLTTDRAISWIDEDRGDKPFCVLIWFVAPHEPFFRPRRHADLYNGTPIAKPVTFDDDLKGYPGKPKSFVAAENKLGTTSSHVACGSLEGVAKDYYAGLVAVDENIGRVLDHLEKKKILDDTAILHSSDHGYFLGEWRLFDKRLMHEPSIRVPFQVRYPKRIPSGTVREEMVLDTDIAPTLLDLAGVPIPAHMQGKSILPLTKKNDPEFRKEWYYEYYEWPNPEKVAPHRGIRTEQYKLIQYVLDPTEGELYDLKKDPGERNNLYGASQFTALQSHLTERLNALRAEIPERKEASQS from the coding sequence ATGTCAGAAGTAAAATCATCCAACGAAGACTTTCAGGCTGTGACGCCAAGCAAAGCGACCAGGCGTGATTTTCTACAGGCGTCGCTTGCCATTGCAGGCACAGCAGCGGTTTCGAGCGTAGCGACAACTCCGCCGGCAGTCGCACAGACGAAGCAGAAGCGCCCTAACCTCGTCTTCTTTTTTGGAGAAGGCCAACGGGCGGATGCACTCTCCATCGCCGGACATCCCATTCTCAAGACACCGAACCATGACCGTATCGGACGCGAAGGTGTTCGCTTTACCAACGCGTTCTGCACCAATGCGCTTTGCGCCCCTGCCCGTGCGACTGCACTCACGGGCATGTATTCGCGTTCGACGGGGGCGCTCGACAATACGAAGGGCCGCATTCCACTTGCTTCGGATATCCCGCTCTTCACGGAGATCCTTCAGAAAGAGGGATACGAGGTTGCGATCCTGGGGAAGGTACACACGCGCAATGGCGTGGAGGAGCGGAATTGGGACTATTACTTCGGACACAACAATCCGAGCAACGACTATGCGAATCCTCTGTTTAAGGAAGGCCGCAGAGGGAAAGTGGGTCCGCAGAAACAGTATGAGGCCGTCTATCCAGACGACCTTACGACCGACCGCGCCATTTCCTGGATCGACGAAGATCGTGGCGACAAGCCGTTCTGCGTTCTGATCTGGTTTGTTGCACCGCACGAGCCCTTCTTCCGTCCGCGCCGTCATGCGGATCTCTACAACGGCACACCCATAGCCAAGCCCGTGACTTTTGATGACGATCTCAAGGGATATCCCGGCAAGCCAAAGAGCTTTGTTGCTGCGGAAAACAAGCTTGGAACCACGTCCAGTCACGTGGCCTGCGGGTCGCTCGAAGGCGTCGCGAAGGATTATTACGCAGGGCTAGTCGCAGTGGATGAGAATATCGGCCGCGTTCTCGATCATCTGGAGAAAAAGAAGATTCTCGACGACACGGCCATCCTGCATAGCTCCGACCATGGATACTTCCTGGGAGAGTGGAGGCTCTTCGATAAGCGACTGATGCACGAGCCTTCGATCCGCGTTCCGTTCCAGGTACGTTATCCGAAGCGTATTCCTTCCGGTACGGTGCGTGAAGAGATGGTGTTGGACACAGACATTGCACCCACTCTTTTGGATCTTGCGGGTGTGCCAATTCCAGCGCACATGCAAGGCAAGAGCATTCTGCCGCTGACAAAGAAGAACGATCCGGAGTTCCGCAAGGAGTGGTACTACGAGTATTACGAGTGGCCGAACCCGGAGAAAGTAGCTCCGCACCGCGGCATTCGCACGGAACAATACAAACTGATTCAATACGTCCTCGATCCCACAGAAGGAGAACTTTACGATCTGAAGAAAGATCCGGGTGAACGCAATAATCTTTATGGCGCGTCGCAGTTCACCGCTCTTCAGAGTCATCTGACAGAACGACTTAACGCTTTGCGTGCGGAGATTCCTGAACGTAAGGAAGCCAGTCAGAGTTAG
- a CDS encoding TonB-dependent receptor, translated as MLSKRSLSFVLMFFSSFLSISANGQSSGSGTLSGTVTDSAGAVLPEAEVTVRQTATGVERSTKTNSSGIYSLPALRAGEYVVRVQAPGFQRIEQDGVVLQSDTTRTINLQLAVGGASDTTTVTTAAPAIETSEGSLNTIITGTQLSELATNGRNFTQFLSLGTGVSSSQTGQRMGVGQEGNPLTSVNGGRINSNAFTYDGILAMDTGGNRGLNLFPPMEAIQEIQVHKSNYTADIGSFGYSQVNVVTRSGGEKYHGDVYEVFSNDALNARNYFNTSKPPLHDNNFGYDFGGHLLPGAKGKFTRNLFFFWSQAFDRRSGPELTSFTSAPQSTFTATTPTVAQRAGNFAGSAAITNPDTGLPYAGNQITNIDPNATLLLNAYFPLPNSTSSSNYVISPKSQTKWREELIRIDATLSPSDTITARYAHDAWSQQQAILKPSNQSFATIGGFFAKPGQSGVLQWTHIFSPTLLNQATIGYSRNQITQSPDSNGQRPAGLTIPSLYGANIYNLIPTITISGFSSIGAQGLTNNTNNVYTWRDDVTKQLHSHSFKAGFNILRIQKFDRFPYGGQAGSFSFTGSATGNALADFLTGHAFSYVEQSNVPNVYLFSNMYEAYVQDDWKITRNLTFNLGVRDTIFQGAPNGYDKYDRISGFVPSLYSAANAPTVTSTGTLVAGTGDPLNGIITPGNLKGLDLPRSLTGARNNIGPRVGFAWSPFGSSTTSVRGGYGLFYHWDNDNHENLSGNPPFAQSATIYNTTLTGFASGAQTLFPPTLAAFDTRKLYPTVTQYSLTVEKQLPGSTVLSVSYVGNSARHLDQTPNINQAQPNAAVAAGTVNVNTVRPYRGYAAINYDVRSASASYNSLQVDARRRFKNGFLFEAAYTYSRSLGSQVGQNQFVNEKGPTAYDRPQSFTINYVYDLPFFRGRRSLAAYTLGGWEVSGVSTFQGGTPVTLAISADRAGVGNTGQRPNVTGPVTYQHGNINGYFSTTNFSQPALGTFGNLGLNTIRQPGLNSTQFNLSKKATFRLVGDTPVTAKFEGEFFNLFNHPAFNGLGTTVGAATFGKITSALDPRNVVFKLKFSF; from the coding sequence ATGTTATCGAAGCGATCCCTTTCCTTTGTGTTGATGTTTTTCTCTTCTTTTCTCTCAATTTCCGCAAACGGACAGAGCTCCGGAAGCGGAACCCTTAGTGGAACGGTCACGGACAGTGCGGGCGCTGTCCTGCCGGAAGCGGAGGTAACGGTTCGCCAGACCGCGACAGGTGTTGAACGCTCCACTAAGACAAACTCAAGCGGAATTTACTCTTTGCCTGCTCTCCGTGCCGGGGAGTACGTTGTGCGTGTGCAGGCACCCGGGTTTCAGCGAATAGAACAGGATGGAGTTGTCCTCCAGTCGGACACGACCCGCACCATCAATCTTCAACTTGCGGTAGGTGGAGCGTCGGATACGACGACGGTTACGACCGCTGCTCCTGCGATTGAAACGTCGGAGGGCTCACTCAATACCATCATCACAGGAACACAGCTGAGCGAGCTTGCAACGAACGGTCGCAACTTTACCCAGTTTCTTTCGCTCGGCACAGGCGTGAGCAGTTCGCAGACTGGCCAGCGCATGGGCGTGGGGCAGGAGGGCAATCCGCTGACCTCTGTCAACGGTGGACGCATCAATTCCAACGCTTTCACTTATGACGGCATTCTTGCGATGGATACGGGCGGCAACCGGGGTCTGAATCTTTTCCCTCCGATGGAGGCGATTCAGGAGATCCAGGTTCATAAGAGCAACTACACAGCAGATATCGGCTCCTTCGGCTACAGCCAGGTGAACGTTGTGACACGCTCCGGTGGTGAGAAGTACCATGGCGATGTGTACGAGGTGTTCTCGAATGACGCTTTGAATGCGCGCAACTACTTCAACACTTCCAAGCCACCACTCCATGACAACAACTTTGGATATGACTTTGGCGGCCACCTCTTGCCCGGAGCGAAGGGCAAATTTACCCGAAATCTTTTCTTCTTCTGGTCGCAGGCGTTTGATCGTCGTTCCGGGCCGGAGCTTACGAGTTTCACTTCGGCTCCGCAAAGCACTTTCACGGCGACTACTCCTACCGTCGCACAGAGGGCCGGAAACTTCGCCGGTTCCGCGGCGATTACCAACCCCGATACGGGCTTGCCTTACGCTGGAAATCAGATCACGAACATCGATCCGAACGCGACACTTCTTTTGAATGCCTACTTCCCACTGCCCAACAGCACGAGTTCATCGAACTATGTCATCAGTCCGAAGAGCCAGACGAAATGGCGCGAGGAGTTGATTCGCATCGATGCAACGCTGTCGCCCAGCGATACGATCACGGCACGCTATGCGCATGATGCGTGGAGCCAGCAACAAGCAATCTTGAAGCCGTCCAACCAGTCTTTTGCAACCATCGGTGGATTCTTTGCGAAGCCGGGGCAGAGCGGCGTGTTGCAGTGGACGCATATCTTCTCGCCAACGCTGCTGAATCAGGCGACGATCGGTTATTCGCGCAATCAGATTACGCAGTCGCCCGATTCCAACGGCCAGCGTCCAGCGGGGTTGACTATCCCAAGCTTGTATGGCGCGAACATCTACAATCTGATCCCCACGATTACGATCAGCGGATTCTCCTCCATTGGCGCACAGGGTCTGACGAATAACACGAATAATGTCTACACCTGGCGGGATGACGTAACGAAGCAGCTGCATAGTCACTCGTTCAAAGCAGGTTTCAATATCCTTCGCATTCAGAAGTTCGATCGCTTTCCTTATGGCGGACAGGCAGGGTCGTTCAGCTTCACGGGATCTGCTACTGGAAATGCGCTGGCTGATTTCCTCACCGGTCATGCTTTCAGCTACGTGGAACAGAGCAATGTACCCAATGTCTATCTCTTCTCCAATATGTATGAAGCCTATGTGCAGGACGACTGGAAGATTACGCGTAACCTCACTTTCAATCTCGGGGTTCGCGACACGATCTTCCAAGGTGCGCCCAATGGCTACGACAAGTACGACCGCATCTCGGGATTTGTGCCCAGCTTATACTCTGCCGCCAATGCGCCCACAGTGACTTCGACTGGAACGTTGGTCGCTGGTACGGGCGATCCTCTTAATGGGATTATTACGCCGGGTAATCTCAAGGGACTCGACCTTCCCCGCTCGCTTACTGGAGCGAGAAATAACATCGGTCCTCGTGTTGGTTTTGCGTGGTCTCCGTTCGGTTCCTCCACTACATCGGTTCGTGGCGGCTACGGGCTTTTCTATCACTGGGACAACGATAACCATGAGAACCTGAGCGGCAATCCGCCTTTCGCACAATCCGCGACGATCTACAACACAACACTGACGGGGTTCGCTTCGGGTGCGCAGACACTCTTTCCACCGACGCTCGCTGCCTTTGATACACGCAAGCTTTATCCAACAGTCACGCAGTATTCCCTCACGGTGGAGAAACAGCTTCCGGGGTCCACTGTGCTTTCGGTAAGCTACGTTGGTAACAGCGCGCGTCATCTGGACCAGACGCCCAATATCAACCAGGCGCAACCCAACGCTGCTGTGGCAGCAGGGACGGTGAACGTCAATACTGTTCGGCCCTATAGGGGCTATGCCGCGATCAACTATGACGTGCGTTCCGCTTCCGCGAGTTACAACTCATTGCAGGTCGATGCGCGCCGTCGTTTCAAAAATGGCTTTCTCTTCGAAGCAGCCTATACCTATTCGCGTTCGCTCGGATCGCAGGTAGGGCAGAACCAGTTTGTGAATGAGAAAGGCCCGACGGCTTATGATCGCCCGCAGAGTTTCACGATTAACTACGTCTACGACCTGCCGTTCTTCCGTGGCCGCCGCAGTCTTGCGGCCTATACGCTTGGAGGCTGGGAAGTCAGCGGGGTCTCTACCTTCCAGGGTGGCACGCCTGTGACCCTGGCGATCTCTGCAGATCGCGCAGGCGTAGGCAACACGGGACAGCGCCCAAATGTGACCGGTCCGGTAACGTATCAGCATGGGAACATCAATGGCTATTTTTCAACGACTAACTTTAGCCAGCCTGCACTGGGCACGTTTGGGAATTTGGGGTTGAACACCATCCGCCAGCCTGGATTGAATAGCACGCAGTTCAATCTCTCAAAAAAAGCGACCTTCCGCCTAGTTGGAGATACCCCGGTCACAGCGAAGTTTGAAGGAGAATTCTTCAATCTCTTCAACCACCCGGCGTTTAATGGACTGGGAACCACCGTCGGTGCAGCGACCTTTGGCAAGATCACGTCCGCACTTGATCCACGGAATGTTGTCTTCAAGTTGAAGTTCTCTTTTTAG
- a CDS encoding ATP-binding protein, translating into MRPRKLRTKLTLWYVTVLAVLLALYIGLVFIFQYAVLTRQVYHDEVQDVETVEGLLYFDQQNVLHLREDYHSHPRSHLLIDRLMEVRDLSGNILYRSDTLHGSSLGGSSMPEEGNGTFNQRVVKMADGEHVFLISHLHGMQGRTVLIRLGYSLSLFRDRMEQFFALLLVALPAGLLLAGFAGYAIAKRALQPMEEMAARAEQITASNLHDRLEVENEHDELGHMARVFNHLLERLEQAFEQLRRFTANAAHELRTPLASLRAVGEVALQEASTPEEYREAIGSILEETRRLNQTIEGLLLLAKAESAQPGKAQTSFPIPELVREVLNLLGVLIEERNVTVSEVYEDNGSLIVYADRSLVRIALINVIHNAVKFSPQDSPLQITYGTNTSHAQVSIHDSGPGIASSDEQLVFERFFTGTSSAASANRGSGLGLSIAKLVLERDGGSITFDTAVLHGAKCIIRLPLAP; encoded by the coding sequence ATGAGGCCCAGAAAACTCCGTACAAAGTTGACGCTCTGGTACGTTACGGTTCTCGCCGTTCTCCTCGCGCTCTACATAGGTCTCGTCTTCATCTTCCAATACGCCGTGCTCACGCGTCAGGTCTATCACGACGAAGTGCAGGATGTAGAGACAGTAGAGGGGCTGCTTTACTTCGATCAGCAAAACGTTCTCCACCTCAGGGAGGATTACCACTCTCATCCGCGCTCGCATCTGCTCATTGATCGGTTGATGGAAGTGCGCGATCTGTCAGGCAATATTTTGTACCGTAGCGATACTCTGCACGGCTCCAGCCTTGGCGGTTCGTCTATGCCGGAGGAAGGGAATGGCACCTTCAACCAGCGTGTCGTCAAAATGGCCGATGGGGAACATGTCTTCCTCATCAGCCATCTGCACGGCATGCAGGGTAGAACGGTTCTCATACGGCTGGGCTACAGCTTGAGCCTCTTTCGCGATCGCATGGAGCAGTTTTTTGCTCTGCTTCTCGTGGCACTTCCTGCCGGTCTCTTATTGGCGGGTTTCGCCGGATACGCCATCGCGAAGCGCGCGCTACAGCCCATGGAGGAGATGGCCGCGCGCGCAGAGCAGATTACCGCGAGCAATCTGCATGATCGTCTGGAAGTCGAAAACGAGCATGACGAACTGGGACACATGGCCCGCGTCTTCAATCATCTCCTGGAGCGCCTGGAACAGGCATTCGAGCAATTGAGACGCTTCACTGCCAACGCCGCCCATGAACTTCGCACGCCACTGGCTTCGCTTCGCGCCGTGGGCGAGGTGGCGCTACAGGAAGCATCGACTCCGGAAGAGTACCGCGAAGCGATCGGAAGCATTCTTGAAGAGACGAGACGCTTGAATCAGACGATCGAAGGGCTGCTCTTGCTCGCAAAAGCAGAGTCCGCCCAGCCCGGAAAAGCGCAGACCTCCTTTCCCATTCCAGAGCTGGTGCGCGAGGTATTGAACCTTCTTGGGGTTCTGATCGAAGAGCGAAATGTAACCGTCTCCGAAGTCTATGAGGACAACGGCAGTCTCATCGTCTATGCCGATCGGAGCCTCGTCCGAATCGCCCTGATCAACGTGATCCATAACGCCGTGAAGTTTTCTCCACAGGACTCTCCGCTTCAAATTACCTATGGCACAAACACTTCTCACGCCCAGGTGAGCATTCACGACAGCGGACCTGGGATTGCATCGAGCGACGAACAACTGGTATTTGAACGCTTTTTTACTGGCACTTCTTCTGCGGCTTCCGCAAATCGCGGCTCCGGTCTGGGGCTTTCCATCGCCAAGTTGGTGCTTGAAAGAGATGGTGGAAGCATCACCTTCGACACAGCAGTTCTTCATGGAGCTAAGTGCATCATCCGCTTACCGCTCGCGCCGTAG